Proteins from one Bos taurus isolate L1 Dominette 01449 registration number 42190680 breed Hereford chromosome 7, ARS-UCD2.0, whole genome shotgun sequence genomic window:
- the OR5W39 gene encoding olfactory receptor family 5 subfamily W member 39 — MDRDNCSSLTEFIFLGISENTENKVTLFTMVLLVYLINLLANLGMITLIRMDLQLHTPMYFFLSHLSFCDLCYSTATSPKMLVDLFAKNKSISFHGCALQFLVFCIFANSEYLLLAVMPCDQYKAISSPLLFAVSMSNRVCSLLVAGVYLVAMADALIHTTLAFRLCFCGSNEINHFFYDLPPLFLLSCSDIQVNELALFLVYGFIELSTISGVLVFYFHIILSVLKIHSVEGRFKAFSTCTSHLTAVTIFQGTIFFMYFRLSSSYSLDQDKMTLLFFTLVIPMLNPLIYSLRNKDVKQALEKIKLKR; from the coding sequence ATGGACAGAGACAATTGCTCCTCCTTGACtgaattcattttcttgggaATTAGTGAGAACACTGAGAACAAAGTGACCCTATTTACCATGGTTCTCCTTGTTTATCTCATCAATCTTCTGGCAAACCTTGGAATGATAACCCTGATTAGGATGGATCTCCAGCtgcacacacccatgtactttttcctcagcCACCTCTCCTTCTGTGACCTCTGCTATTCCACAGCCACCAGCCCTAAGATGCTGGTGGACCTGTTTGCCAAGAACAAGTCAATCTCTTTTCATGGTTGTGCTCTGCAATTCTTGGTCTTCTGTATCTTTGCCAATTCTGAGTATCTCCTGCTGGCAGTGATGCCCTGTGACCAGTACAAGGCCATCAGCAGCCCCTTGCTCTTTGCAGTCAGCATGTCCAACAGGGTGTGCTCCCTGCTCGTGGCTGGGGTTTACCTGGTGGCAATGGCAGATGCTCTGATACACACAACATTAGCATTCCGCTTATGTTTCTGTGGGTCAAATGAGATTAAccatttcttctatgatttgcctccacttttcctcctttcttgctCTGATATACAGGTCAATGAGTTGGCATTATTCCTTGTTTATGGCTTCATTGAACTGAGTACCATTTCAGGAGttcttgtcttttattttcatatcaTCCTTTCAGTCTTGAAGATCCACTCTGTAGAGGGGAGGTTCAAAGCTTTCTCTACCTGCACCTCTCACCTAACTGCAGTGACAATTTTCCAGGGAAccattttctttatgtatttcagACTGAGTTCATCCTACTCTCTAGATCAAGACAAAATGACTTTGTTGTTTTTTACTCTAGTGATTCCAATGTTAAACCCTCTGATTTACAGTCTAAGAAACAAGGATGTGAAACAAGccctagaaaaaataaaacttaaaagatga